The Rhodospirillaceae bacterium region AGGTCTTCACTCATGCGATCATCCCTCCCAAGAATCTTTCTTAATCGTTTCGTTATCCTAAAAGTATCGCGATTCGAATTACGGTTCAATCGTCGTTGATAAGATAGATCTCGGTATCGCGAATTTCGAACGGGACGGGGGTTAAAAGTTCCCCCGGACAGGGCTGGGAAATACACACCCCCGTCTTTATTTCAAAGTACGCCAAGTGATTGGCGCAGAGAATATGGTTCTTTTCAACGTCCAGGAATTGATCCCGTGTGAAGTCCAGAGTCAGTCCGGTGTGGGGGCAGCTATTGAGATAAAGATAAATCTGGTCCTCCTTACGGACCGCGAACAGGCTACGCTCGCGTCCCTGAAAGGGGGCCATAAATTCTTTGCTGTCACCGTCGGGGATATCATCGAAGGCGCACAAGAGGTGGTCGCTCAAGGATCGATCCCACCCATTTCACAGATGATCCGCCATTCTTCGTCACCAACCGGGCAGACGGATAATCTTGATTGGCGCACCAAGGCCAAGTCGTGCAAGCGTTCGTCCGCCTTGATGTCCGCCAACGTCACGGGTGTTTTTAGCGAATACAATGCCTTGAAATCGACCATGCCAAACTTTTCAGACTTATCCGTATGGTCGGGGTAATAGTCGCTGACCACTTCCATCACGCCGACGATCTGCTTTTCTTTTACCGAGTGGTAGAAGAATGCCTTCTCCC contains the following coding sequences:
- a CDS encoding Rieske 2Fe-2S domain-containing protein, coding for MSDHLLCAFDDIPDGDSKEFMAPFQGRERSLFAVRKEDQIYLYLNSCPHTGLTLDFTRDQFLDVEKNHILCANHLAYFEIKTGVCISQPCPGELLTPVPFEIRDTEIYLINDD
- a CDS encoding EVE domain-containing protein, which translates into the protein MAYWLAKSEPGAWSWDDHVKKGVEHWDGVRSHQACNNMKAMKIGEKAFFYHSVKEKQIVGVMEVVSDYYPDHTDKSEKFGMVDFKALYSLKTPVTLADIKADERLHDLALVRQSRLSVCPVGDEEWRIICEMGGIDP